One Trichosurus vulpecula isolate mTriVul1 chromosome 7, mTriVul1.pri, whole genome shotgun sequence genomic region harbors:
- the TMEM199 gene encoding transmembrane protein 199, with translation MASSVRAGERLRRALGPGAELEAAGLPRELRARLETALRKRKAAEGEGDGEDPRPLVPFRLLRELHEHLREQGSPLFLHELLEGSEIYLPEVVRPPRNPELVARLERIKVQLANEEYNRITRNICQAPRRSGTLADFGRQVRSVKAVVISIFNFIITVAAAFTCTFLGSQYIFSEMAARVLAAVIVASVVGLAELYIMVRAMEGELGEL, from the exons ATGGCGTCCTCCGTGCGCGCCGGGGAGCGGCTGCGACGGGCCTTGGGCCCTGGGGCGGAGCTGGAGGCGGCCGGCCTGCCCCGAGAGCTGCGGGCGCGGCTGGAAACGGCTCTCAGGAAGAGAAAGGCCGCCGAGGGGGAGGGCGACGGCGAAGACCCCAGGCCCTTGGTGCCCTTCCGCCTGCTCCGAGAGCTGCACGAGCACCTCCGGGAGCAGG GCTCGCCTCTCTTCCTTCACgagctcctggaaggcagtgAGATCTATCTCCCCGAGGTGGTGAGACCGCCGAGG AATCCAGAGCTGGTCGCCCGCCTGGAGCGGATCAAAGTTCAGCTGGCCAATGAGGAGTACAACCGTATCACCAGGAACATTTGCCAG GCACCAAGGCGCAGTGGGACTCTAGCTGACTTTGGACGCCAAG TGAGGTCAGTGAAGGCAGTGGTCATCTCCATCTTCAACTTTATCATCACTGTGGCAGCAGCTTTTACCTGCACCTTCCTAGGAAGCCAGTACATCTTCTCAGAAATGGCAGCG AGGGTGCTGGCTGCGGTGATTGTGGCTTCCGTAGTGGGCCTGGCTGAGCTCTACATCATGGTCCGGGCCATGGAAGGAGAACTTGGAGAGCTTTGA
- the POLDIP2 gene encoding polymerase delta-interacting protein 2 encodes MAGCVARRALAVGGRCCCWWPRPLAGARTPRPLATFPPELPAAATARRHLSSRNRPEGKVLETVGVFEVPKQNGKYETGQLFLHSVFGYRGVVLFPWQARLYDRDVASTTPEKTENPAGHGSKEVKGKTHTYYQVLIDARDCPHISQRSQTEAVTFLANHDDSRALYAIPGLDYVSHEDILPYTSTDQVPIQHELFERFLLYEQSKVPPFVARETLRAWQEKNHPWLELSDVHRETTENIRVTVIPFYMGMREAQNSHVYWWRYCIRLENLDSDVVQLRERHWRIFSLSGTLETVRGRGVVGREPVLSKEQPAFQYSSHVSLQASSGHMWGTFRFERPDGSHFDVRIPPFSLESNKDEKTPPSGLHW; translated from the exons ATGGCGGGCTGTGTAGCCCGGCGGGCCCTGGCCGTGGGcggccgctgctgctgctggtggcccCGGCCTCTGGCGGGGGCCCGGACGCCGCGGCCCCTCGCGACCTTTCCCCCAGAGCTCCCGGCCGCGGCCACGGCGCGGAGACACCTCTCGTCCCG AAACCGACCAGAGGGCAAAGTGTTGGAAACAGTTGGAGTATTTGAGGTGCCAAAGCAGAATGGGAAATATGAGACGGGCCAG CTCTTTCTTCACAGCGTATTTGGGTACCGAGGGGTCGTCCTGTTTCCCTGGCAGGCCAGGTTGTACGACCGAGATGTGGCTTCTACCACCCCAGAAAA GACAGAGAACCCAGCTGGCCATGGCTCTAAGGAGGTGAAAGGCAAAACCCACACGTACTACCAGGTGCTGATTGATGCCCGGGACTGcccacacata TCTCAGAGATCTCAGACAGAAGCTGTGACGTTCTTGGCCAACCATGATGACAGTCGAGCCCTCTATGCCATACCAG GATTGGACTACGTCAGCCATGAAGACATCCTCCCCTACACATCCACTGACCAGGTCCCCATCCAGCATGAGCTGTTTGAAAGGTTTCTCCTCTATGAGCAGTCCAAAG TTCCACCCTTTGTGGCCCGGGAGACCCTTCGTGCTTGGCAGGAGAAGAATCACCCCTGGCTGGAGCTGTCAGATGTCCATCGGGAAACCACCGAGAACATCCGTGTCACTGTCATCCCCTTCTACATGGGCATGAGG GAGGCCCAGAATTCCCACGTCTACTGG TGGCGCTACTGCATCCGTTTGGAAAACCTGGACAGTGATGTTGTACAGCTTCGGGAACGGCACTGGAGGATATTCAGCTTGTCAGGCACCTTGGAGACAGTGCGAGGCAGAGGGGTGGTGGGCCGG GAACCTGTCTTATCCAAAGAACAGCCAGCTTTCCAGTACAGCAGCCATGTCTCTCTGCAAGCCTCTAGTGGGCACATGTG GGGCACGTTCCGCTTTGAGAGGCCTGATGGATCTCACTTTGATGTCCGAATTCCCCCCTTCTCCCTGGAGAGCAATAAGGATGAGAAAACACCCCCTTCTGGCCTTCACTGGTAG
- the TNFAIP1 gene encoding BTB/POZ domain-containing adapter for CUL3-mediated RhoA degradation protein 2, whose product MSGDTCLAGLCPASGSKPKPGGFKGGGMGNKYIQLNVGGSLYYTTVRVLTRHDTMLKAMFSGRMEVLTDKEGWILIDRCGKHFGTILNYLRDDTITLPQNRQEIKELMAEAKYYLIQGLVDMCQTALQDKKDSYQPVCNIPIITSPKEEERLIEASTKPVVKLLYNRSNNKYSYTSNSDDHLLKNIELFDKLSLRFNGRVLFIKDVIGDEICCWSFYGQGRKLAEVCCTSIVYATEKKQTKVEFPEARIYEETLNVLLYETPRVPDNSLLEATSRSRSQACPGEDEEASELRERVRRIHVKRYSTYDDRQLSHQSTHRD is encoded by the exons ATGTCCGGAGACACCTGCCTGGCTGGCCTGTGCCCAGCCTCGGGGTCTAAGCCCAAGCCAGGGGGTTTCAAAGGGGGTGGGATGGGCAACAAATACATCCAGCTCAACGTTGGGGGTTCCCTGTACTACACCACGGTGCGGGTGCTCACCCGGCACGACACCATGCTCAAGGCCATGTTCAGCGGGCGCATGGAGGTGCTGACTGACAAGGAGG GCTGGATCCTCATCGACCGATGCGGCAAGCACTTTGGCACCATTTTGAATTACCTCCGAGATGACACTATCACCCTCCCCCAGAACCGGCAGGAGATCAAGGAGCTGATGGCAGAAGCCAAATATTACCTCATCCAGGGCCTGGTGGACATGTGTCAGACGGCACTGCAG GATAAGAAGGACTCGTACCAGCCTGTGTGCAACATCCCCATCATCACGTCCCCAAAGGAGGAGGAGCGACTCATCGAAGCCTCCACCAAG CCTGTGGTGAAGTTACTGTACAACCGGAGCAACAACAAGTACTCCTACACCAG CAATTCTGATGACCACTTGCTTAAGAACATTGAGCTGTTTGACAAGCTCTCTCTGCGTTTCAACGGCCGAGTGCTCTTCATTAAGGATGTCATCGGAGATGAAATCTGCTGTTGGTCCTTCTATGGCCAAGGCCGGAAGTTGGCCGAGGTGTGCTGCACCTCCATTGTCTATGCCACTGAGAAGAAGCAGACAAAG GTGGAGTTCCCAGAGGCCCGGATCTATGAGGAAACACTAAATGTCCTGCTCTATGAGACACCCCGAGTCCCTGACAACTCTTTGTTGGAGGCCACAAGCCGTAGCCGGAGCCAGGCTTGTCCTGGTGAAGATGAGGAGGCCTCAGAATTACGAGAGCGAGTCCGCCGCATCCACGTCAAACGCTACAGCACCTACGATGATCGACAGCTCAGCCACCAGTCCACCCATAGGGACTGA